A region from the Vicia villosa cultivar HV-30 ecotype Madison, WI linkage group LG3, Vvil1.0, whole genome shotgun sequence genome encodes:
- the LOC131662260 gene encoding poly(A)-specific ribonuclease PARN-like isoform X3, translating into MADILFTERMKNKFSEWRDGLSQEQSQPDLIQGTRKDSKQRFEVIFFKKHPALKLDGFTSRQLKLIQLVIKKHFKDLSYINVNNAGSSSQQIVVYTDSEEELNLLLKEVKEESLRAKKMKIQAAVGFRHVIDLLSSEQKLIVGHNCFLDTAHVYNKFIGPLPGTLEEFVASVNKCFPHIVDTKLLMNADNMLQARMKKSRKSLGSAFSVFCPQIAAGSKSNELVSPSYVKIDVEVDDSRSSSWNPGGKHEAGYDAFMTGCIFAQLCSDLGVDFKLHESLKLASNDKLQKYINHLYLSWMHGDIIDLSTGDKVANSSPSYSPKSRYPNILFENIVIIWGFPSNVKSSDVRECISKVFGLTSVVSVYQLDATAVFVQFSKTELVSDFLLLKENLERSNGPISVLHPLSKLLDGGNTCAANYDTYKEICSSPLSEDLFADQANAVSVTPKTKLIEFKVALGSEEHENPIVQDNVTDVAMNFVEKIKPNSIDQLRNVQSTGHASSFEIEDSGVAEANL; encoded by the exons ATGGCAGACATTTTGTTCACTGAGCGAATGAAAAATAAGTTTAGTGAGTGGCGTGATGGATTATCACAGGAGCAAAGTCAACCAGACCTAATTCAAGGAACTCGAAAAGACTCGAAACAACGATTTGAAGTGATTTTCTTTAAGAAGCATCCAGCTCTCAAGCTTGATGGATTCACCTCCCGCCAGCTTAAGTTAATTCAGTTG GTCATCAAAAAACACTTCAAAGATCTTTCTTATATCAATGTCAACAATGCCGGTTCTAGTTCCCAACAAATAGTTGTATATACAGACTCGGAGGAGGAACTAAACTTACTTCTG AAGGAGGTAAAGGAGGAAAGTCTCAGGGCCAAAAAGATGAAGATCCAAGCTGCAGTTGGATTTCGCCATGTTATTGATCTCCTTTCGTCAGAACAGAAGTTGATAGTTGGTCATAACTGTTTTCTAG ATACTGCTCATGTATACAACAAATTTATCGGGCCTCTTCCTGGGACTCTTGAAGAGTTTGTTGCCTCAGTTAACAAGTGCTTTCCACATATTGTTGACACCAAATTACTCATGAACGCTGATAATATGCTCCAAGCAAGAATGAAAAAGTCCAGAAAATCATTGGGTTCTGCATTTTCTGTGTTTTGTCCACAAATTGCTGCAGGCTCCAAAAGCAATGAGCTAGTTTCACCATCCTATGTAAAAATAGATGTTGAAGTTGATGATTCAAG ATCGTCCAGCTGGAACCCTGGAGGCAAGCATGAGGCAGGGTATGATGCTTTCATGACTGGATGCATCTTTGCCCAGTTATGCTCTGATTTAGGAGTTGATTTTAAACTCCATGAATCTTTAAAATTAGCTTCCAATGATAAACTACAGAAATACATTAATCATCTATATCTAAGTTGGATGCATGGGGATATTATTGATCTAAGTACTGGTGATAAGGTTGCAAATTCTTCACCAAGCTATAGCCCCAAAAGCCGGTACCCAAATATTTTGTTTGAGAACATTGTTATTATATGGGGATTTCCCTCTAACGTGAAATCAAGCGATGTACGTGAGTGTATATCTAAAGTTTTTGGCCTAACTTCTGTTGTTTCTGTATACCAATTGGATGCAACAGCAGTGTTCGTTCAGTTTAGCAAGACGGAATTAGTTTCCGACTTTCTTTTATTGAAGGAAAACTTAGAGAGAAGTAATGGTCCAATCTCTGTTTTGCATCCGCTGTCAAAACTTTTGGATGGTGGAAATACATGTGCTGCTAATTATGATACTTATAAAGAAATCTGTAGTTCACCCTTGTCAGAAGATTTATTTGCTGATCAGGCAAATGCAGTTAGCGTGACGCCGAAGACTAAATTGATTGAATTTAAGGTAGCATTGGGGAGTGAAGAACATGAAAATCCAATTGTACAAGATAATGTAACTGATGTTGCCATGAATTTCGTTGAAAAAATCAAGCCAAACTCAATTGATCAGTTAAGAAATGTTCAATCTACTGGGCATGCCTCCTCATTTGAGATTGAAGATTCCGGTGTTGCCGAAGCTAATTTATGA
- the LOC131662260 gene encoding poly(A)-specific ribonuclease PARN-like isoform X2 codes for MVNSHCNRQTKSVYNFFVFPRQELAGLGPCNEFLCQTTSINFLAKYQFDFNAFIHEGISYLSREQEREAIKSLNSVHDSECSYISKLNDVRDLPSVNMADILFTERMKNKFSEWRDGLSQEQSQPDLIQGTRKDSKQRFEVIFFKKHPALKLDGFTSRQLKLIQLVIKKHFKDLSYINVNNAGSSSQQIVVYTDSEEELNLLLKEVKEESLRAKKMKIQAAVGFRHVIDLLSSEQKLIVGHNCFLDTAHVYNKFIGPLPGTLEEFVASVNKCFPHIVDTKLLMNADNMLQARMKKSRKSLGSAFSVFCPQIAAGSKSNELVSPSYVKIDVEVDDSRSSSWNPGGKHEAGYDAFMTGCIFAQLCSDLGVDFKLHESLKLASNDKLQKYINHLYLSWMHGDIIDLSTGDKVANSSPSYSPKSRYPNILFENIVIIWGFPSNVKSSDVRECISKVFGLTSVVSVYQLDATAVFVQFSKTELVSDFLLLKENLERSNGPISVLHPLSKLLDGGNTCAANYDTYKEICSSPLSEDLFADQANAVSVTPKTKLIEFKVALGSEEHENPIVQDNVTDVAMNFVEKIKPNSIDQLRNVQSTGHASSFEIEDSGVAEANL; via the exons ATGGTTAATTCACACTGCAACAGACAAACGAAATCAGT GTACAATTTCTTTGTTTTTCCACGTCAGGAGCTTGCTGGTTTAGGCCCATGTAATGAGTTTCTCTGTCAGACTACATCGATAAATTTCTTGGCTAAATACCAGTTTGATTTCAATGCATTCATACATGAAG GAATATCTTATTTGTCCAGAGAACAAGAAAGGGAAGCAATAAAGAGTTTGAATTCAGTGCATGATAGTGAGTGCTCATACATTTCTAAATTAAATGATGTTAGAGACCTACCATCTGTCAACATGGCAGACATTTTGTTCACTGAGCGAATGAAAAATAAGTTTAGTGAGTGGCGTGATGGATTATCACAGGAGCAAAGTCAACCAGACCTAATTCAAGGAACTCGAAAAGACTCGAAACAACGATTTGAAGTGATTTTCTTTAAGAAGCATCCAGCTCTCAAGCTTGATGGATTCACCTCCCGCCAGCTTAAGTTAATTCAGTTG GTCATCAAAAAACACTTCAAAGATCTTTCTTATATCAATGTCAACAATGCCGGTTCTAGTTCCCAACAAATAGTTGTATATACAGACTCGGAGGAGGAACTAAACTTACTTCTG AAGGAGGTAAAGGAGGAAAGTCTCAGGGCCAAAAAGATGAAGATCCAAGCTGCAGTTGGATTTCGCCATGTTATTGATCTCCTTTCGTCAGAACAGAAGTTGATAGTTGGTCATAACTGTTTTCTAG ATACTGCTCATGTATACAACAAATTTATCGGGCCTCTTCCTGGGACTCTTGAAGAGTTTGTTGCCTCAGTTAACAAGTGCTTTCCACATATTGTTGACACCAAATTACTCATGAACGCTGATAATATGCTCCAAGCAAGAATGAAAAAGTCCAGAAAATCATTGGGTTCTGCATTTTCTGTGTTTTGTCCACAAATTGCTGCAGGCTCCAAAAGCAATGAGCTAGTTTCACCATCCTATGTAAAAATAGATGTTGAAGTTGATGATTCAAG ATCGTCCAGCTGGAACCCTGGAGGCAAGCATGAGGCAGGGTATGATGCTTTCATGACTGGATGCATCTTTGCCCAGTTATGCTCTGATTTAGGAGTTGATTTTAAACTCCATGAATCTTTAAAATTAGCTTCCAATGATAAACTACAGAAATACATTAATCATCTATATCTAAGTTGGATGCATGGGGATATTATTGATCTAAGTACTGGTGATAAGGTTGCAAATTCTTCACCAAGCTATAGCCCCAAAAGCCGGTACCCAAATATTTTGTTTGAGAACATTGTTATTATATGGGGATTTCCCTCTAACGTGAAATCAAGCGATGTACGTGAGTGTATATCTAAAGTTTTTGGCCTAACTTCTGTTGTTTCTGTATACCAATTGGATGCAACAGCAGTGTTCGTTCAGTTTAGCAAGACGGAATTAGTTTCCGACTTTCTTTTATTGAAGGAAAACTTAGAGAGAAGTAATGGTCCAATCTCTGTTTTGCATCCGCTGTCAAAACTTTTGGATGGTGGAAATACATGTGCTGCTAATTATGATACTTATAAAGAAATCTGTAGTTCACCCTTGTCAGAAGATTTATTTGCTGATCAGGCAAATGCAGTTAGCGTGACGCCGAAGACTAAATTGATTGAATTTAAGGTAGCATTGGGGAGTGAAGAACATGAAAATCCAATTGTACAAGATAATGTAACTGATGTTGCCATGAATTTCGTTGAAAAAATCAAGCCAAACTCAATTGATCAGTTAAGAAATGTTCAATCTACTGGGCATGCCTCCTCATTTGAGATTGAAGATTCCGGTGTTGCCGAAGCTAATTTATGA
- the LOC131662260 gene encoding poly(A)-specific ribonuclease PARN-like isoform X4 translates to MIEQSQPDLIQGTRKDSKQRFEVIFFKKHPALKLDGFTSRQLKLIQLVIKKHFKDLSYINVNNAGSSSQQIVVYTDSEEELNLLLKEVKEESLRAKKMKIQAAVGFRHVIDLLSSEQKLIVGHNCFLDTAHVYNKFIGPLPGTLEEFVASVNKCFPHIVDTKLLMNADNMLQARMKKSRKSLGSAFSVFCPQIAAGSKSNELVSPSYVKIDVEVDDSRSSSWNPGGKHEAGYDAFMTGCIFAQLCSDLGVDFKLHESLKLASNDKLQKYINHLYLSWMHGDIIDLSTGDKVANSSPSYSPKSRYPNILFENIVIIWGFPSNVKSSDVRECISKVFGLTSVVSVYQLDATAVFVQFSKTELVSDFLLLKENLERSNGPISVLHPLSKLLDGGNTCAANYDTYKEICSSPLSEDLFADQANAVSVTPKTKLIEFKVALGSEEHENPIVQDNVTDVAMNFVEKIKPNSIDQLRNVQSTGHASSFEIEDSGVAEANL, encoded by the exons ATGATA GAGCAAAGTCAACCAGACCTAATTCAAGGAACTCGAAAAGACTCGAAACAACGATTTGAAGTGATTTTCTTTAAGAAGCATCCAGCTCTCAAGCTTGATGGATTCACCTCCCGCCAGCTTAAGTTAATTCAGTTG GTCATCAAAAAACACTTCAAAGATCTTTCTTATATCAATGTCAACAATGCCGGTTCTAGTTCCCAACAAATAGTTGTATATACAGACTCGGAGGAGGAACTAAACTTACTTCTG AAGGAGGTAAAGGAGGAAAGTCTCAGGGCCAAAAAGATGAAGATCCAAGCTGCAGTTGGATTTCGCCATGTTATTGATCTCCTTTCGTCAGAACAGAAGTTGATAGTTGGTCATAACTGTTTTCTAG ATACTGCTCATGTATACAACAAATTTATCGGGCCTCTTCCTGGGACTCTTGAAGAGTTTGTTGCCTCAGTTAACAAGTGCTTTCCACATATTGTTGACACCAAATTACTCATGAACGCTGATAATATGCTCCAAGCAAGAATGAAAAAGTCCAGAAAATCATTGGGTTCTGCATTTTCTGTGTTTTGTCCACAAATTGCTGCAGGCTCCAAAAGCAATGAGCTAGTTTCACCATCCTATGTAAAAATAGATGTTGAAGTTGATGATTCAAG ATCGTCCAGCTGGAACCCTGGAGGCAAGCATGAGGCAGGGTATGATGCTTTCATGACTGGATGCATCTTTGCCCAGTTATGCTCTGATTTAGGAGTTGATTTTAAACTCCATGAATCTTTAAAATTAGCTTCCAATGATAAACTACAGAAATACATTAATCATCTATATCTAAGTTGGATGCATGGGGATATTATTGATCTAAGTACTGGTGATAAGGTTGCAAATTCTTCACCAAGCTATAGCCCCAAAAGCCGGTACCCAAATATTTTGTTTGAGAACATTGTTATTATATGGGGATTTCCCTCTAACGTGAAATCAAGCGATGTACGTGAGTGTATATCTAAAGTTTTTGGCCTAACTTCTGTTGTTTCTGTATACCAATTGGATGCAACAGCAGTGTTCGTTCAGTTTAGCAAGACGGAATTAGTTTCCGACTTTCTTTTATTGAAGGAAAACTTAGAGAGAAGTAATGGTCCAATCTCTGTTTTGCATCCGCTGTCAAAACTTTTGGATGGTGGAAATACATGTGCTGCTAATTATGATACTTATAAAGAAATCTGTAGTTCACCCTTGTCAGAAGATTTATTTGCTGATCAGGCAAATGCAGTTAGCGTGACGCCGAAGACTAAATTGATTGAATTTAAGGTAGCATTGGGGAGTGAAGAACATGAAAATCCAATTGTACAAGATAATGTAACTGATGTTGCCATGAATTTCGTTGAAAAAATCAAGCCAAACTCAATTGATCAGTTAAGAAATGTTCAATCTACTGGGCATGCCTCCTCATTTGAGATTGAAGATTCCGGTGTTGCCGAAGCTAATTTATGA